The following coding sequences are from one Cygnus olor isolate bCygOlo1 chromosome 2, bCygOlo1.pri.v2, whole genome shotgun sequence window:
- the CCN3 gene encoding CCN family member 3 has translation MALSPQLRGEAAIGSMVPGGGQGLAALLLPLLLRLCEVSGREAACPRPCSGGCPEEPPRCAPGVPAVLDGCSCCPVCARQRGESCSPLMPCDESGGLYCDRGPDDSGDSGICMVLEGDNCVFDGMIYRNGETFQPSCKYQCTCRDGQIGCLPRCNLDLLLPGPDCPFPRKVEVPGECCEKWICDPKDEVILGGFAMAAYRQEATLGIDVSDSSANCIEQTTEWSACSKSCGMGFSTRVTNRNQQCEMVKQTRLCMMRPCENEELSDKKGKKCIRTKKSLKAVRFEYKNCTSVQMYKPRYCGLCSDGRCCTPHNTKTIQVEFRCPQGKFLKKPMMLVNTCVCHSNCPQSNNAFFQQLDSTSSEAKI, from the exons ATGGCTCTGTCGCCACAGCTTCGCGGGGAGGCGGCGATCGGGAGCATGGTGccgggcggcgggcagggcttggccgccctgctgctgccgctccTCCTCCGGCTGTGCGAG GTGAGCGGCCGGGAGGCGGCGTGTCCCCGGCCGTGCAGCGGGGGGTGCCCGGAGGAGCCGCCGCGCTGCGCCCCGGGGGTGCCGGCGGTGCTGGacggctgctcctgctgcccggTGTGCGCCCGGCAGCGAGGCGAGAGCTGCTCCCCGCTAATGCCCTGCGACGAGAGCGGCGGCCTCTACTGCGACCGCGGCCCCGACGACAGCGGGGACTCCGGCATCTGCATGG TGCTGGAAGGGGACAACTGCGTGTTCGACGGGATGATCTACCGCAACGGGGAGACCTTCCAGCCCAGCTGCAAGTACCAGTGCACCTGCCGGGACGGGCAGATCGGCTGCCTGCCCCGCTGCAACCTCGACCTGCTGCTCCCCGGCCCGGACTGCCCCTTCCCGAGGAAGGTCGAAGTGCCCGGAGAGTGCTGCGAGAAGTGGATCTGCGACCCAAAGGACGAAGTGATTTTGGGAGGTTTTGCTATGGCTG CATACAGACAGGAGGCCACACTTGGGATCGACGTGTCTGATTCAAGTGCCAATTGTATTGAACAGACAACAGAATGGAGCGCTTGTTCCAAAAGCTGTGGAATGGGCTTTTCCACCCGTGTCACCAACAGAAATCAACAGTGTGAGATGGTGAAGCAGACACGCCTTTGCATGATGAGACCTTGCGAAAATGAAGAGCTATCTGATAAG aaagggaaaaaatgtatccGAACGAAGAAGTCCCTGAAAGCTGTTCGCTTTGAATACAAGAACTGCACTAGTGTGCAGATGTACAAACCTCGTTACTGTGGCCTCTGCAGTGATGGGCGATGCTGTACTCCACACAACACCAAAACGATTCAAGTTGAGTTCCGCTGTCCTCAGGGGAAATTCCTAAAAAAGCCGATGATGTTGGTCAACACCTGTGTCTGTCATAGTAACTGTCCTCAGAGTAACAACGCTTTCTTCCAGCAGTTAGATTCCACATCTAGCGaagcaaaaatatga